DNA from Quercus lobata isolate SW786 chromosome 1, ValleyOak3.0 Primary Assembly, whole genome shotgun sequence:
TGAAACGTGAGTTTCTAACCTGCATTGCAgacaaatttttcttcatttgatgTGTTTGTCAGTGTTTCTTAGGGTCCTCCATTTCAAACAGATAAGTGTACTGGTCTTTTTCTGTTGCTGTCTACCCTTTCATAGtgattttaacttttttgtAACTATTGTGATTTATTTGGTAGTAATGAAGTTATATCGCATATTTTTAGTAGATTTATGAACATGTATTTTAATCAGGTTATCCCATTctcaatctttctctctctctctctctcactcccaCCAATGAAGAGATTATCCACCACTAAaatgtttatactttatagatTGTGGGAATGTGAAAGCTTTGCCATCATTTGTGGCTGTTACTTCTTCCCCTGCTTTGCAATATCTGCCAGAGCATAACACAGTTCCTGTATTTTTCATGGATGATCGCTTTATACAATAGGGTTGTGTGCTCTCCGTTTATGTCTCACTGTACGGGTACTCAAAAAACATTTGAGGCATTCTCaaagaaatatatacatacacatgcacacacacataatTTTAATACagcttaattaatttttggtatatGAGCTCCAAAATCAATGAATGTTGATTTAATATTCCTAGCAATGAGGCCAATTAGCTCTTATCTTAGATGACCCTTTTCCCATTGTAAGTGCAAGGTGAAGGGTAAGctcatgggttcaagacccaccacagtcaagaaatatttttgtctgtgatgttaaacaaaaagaaaagaaaagagaggaagcATTTTTAGCTGTGTGATTaggagtttttaattttgaaacaCCAGAAGGCCTATACAAGTGGTTAGTTAGTTGAAGATTTATATTTAAACTATGTCACACATGTTTGACATCCTGTATTAATTGGTAAAGAGTTCTTTATCTTCTAGTTACACCAAATAACATCCCCCCTGCTTCCTCTCCCCcaacccccacccccaccccctcCCCCCCTGCCCCAAAAGAAAAAGCTCTTTTGGTGGTAATTTCCTCTAGAATTTcctgaaaattttaaagttgGATTAAGGTATTCAACATGGAGCATAGAATTTGTGTTTCAACTTATTTTCTCTTGATTCTATAGTGAGTCTAATCCTATATGAATATATGTTGGTTGCAATTCATATCAAATGGACCTTGGATCGATCCTTACATGTATATCACCTGATTTCAATAGAAAAACTGAAATACCTACCATAATAGTTTAAAGTACtttgatcatggttttaaaaaccgtaCCGGACTGGCTGTCCGACCGGTTCAACCGGGAACCGGGTACCGGTCCAGTCCAGCAAAAATGGCCAAAACTGGTCAAAAACTGGGAAAAATCGGGAACTGGAGgcaaatccagttttgcccctggtctggtttttaaaaccatgactTTGATAATGCccctgtttttcttttaaatgtattacatttgcatatttcttttttgataggcaagaaaaaaaaattaataaaaaaactactCCATCAAAAAAATGAAGTAGGCAACGAAGATATATACAAGCAGCAAAAAGAAGACATAAAACTATGTATAAGACATTTGCATAGTTCAAGGTTATTTAATCCTTGAGATTTCATATTATGGTCGGTTAGATTTCATATTAAATCATtgatttaatagtttttttgaTCTTATATGATActgtttctaaattttcttttttgttgccAATGATGGGTTTGCAGCGTATTTCTTGGAAGCTTTTCGCCCTGTAAGGAAGGGAGACCTATTCCTTGTCAGGGGAGGGATGAGAAGTGTAGAGTTCAAGGTTATTGAAACTGACCCAAGAGAGTATTGTGTGGTTGCCCCAGACACAGAAATCTTCTGTGAGGGGGTACCTGTCAGAAGGGAGGATGTGGATAAGTTGGATGAAGTTGGATACGATGATGTGGGTGGTGTTCGGAAGCAGATGGCTCAGATTCATGAATTAGTGGAGCTGCCTCTATGGCACCCTCAACTTTTTGAATCAATTGGTGTGAAACCACCTAAAGGAATTTTGCTTTATGGACCCCCAGGTTCTGGAAAGAAATTAATAGCTAGAGCTGTGGCCAATGAAATTGGAGCTTTCTTTTTCTGTATTAATGGGCTGGAGATTATGTCCAAATTGGTTGGGGAGAGTGAAAGCAATCTCCAGAAGACGTTTGAAGAAGCTGAAAAGAATGGTCCATCCATCATTTTCATTGATGAGATTGATTGCATTGCTCCTAAGCGGGAGAAGAGACATGGTGAAGTTGAAAGGAGGATCGTTTCACAGCTTTTGACTCTTATGGATGGACTTCAATCTAGGGCCCATGTTATCTTTATTGGGGCTACAAATCGTCCAAACAGCATTGACCCAGCTTTGAGAAGGTTTGGTCGTTTTGATAGGGAAATAGACACTGGTGTTCTGGATGAAGTTGGGCGCCTTGAAGTTCTTCACATCCATACCAAGAACATGAAGCTCTCTGATGATGTAAGCTCACCCCTTTTTAACCTTTGTTATTAAGTGAGATATATTGGTTTGAGCAGATTCTGGTGGATCTGGGTCCAATTATGGATACGATTGAGCAGAATCTGCATATATGAGCTTGGCATTTActtgaatatttttttcttttaaatttttttttcctctcgtCTTCCTGTTTTTagattcttatttattattattattatcatttcgCTGATAATAAATGTTCTACCTCCCCTAGGTTGATTTGACAAGAATTGCAAAAGATACCCATGGGTATGTTGGTGCCGATCTTGCTGCTCTCTGCACTGAGGCTGCACTGCAGTACATTAGAGAGAAAATGGATGTAATTGACTTGGAAGATGAATCTATTGATGCTGTGATACTAGATTCCATGGCTGTTACCAATGAGCACTTCCAGACTGCTTTTGGAAAAAGCAACCCATCTGCTTTACGAGAAACAGTGATTTTCGCCCCTGGTGGAATCTTTTATTAAGTGGCAGATGATTATGTTGTACAGATATATTAATCTAATGTTCATCCATTTTTTGATTGATTGGATTTTGCTGAACAGGTGGTTGAATTGCCCAATGTCAGCTGGGAAGACATTGGAGGCCTTGAGAATGTTAAGCGGGAACTTCAAGAAGTAATTATTTTTGCTAAGTTGGTTTCAGTGTATTTCTATTGTCTTGTAATTCTTAACCAGCTTATAGCTGAGACATTGCTTTTGCATTCTCTTCCTCAGACTGTACAGTATCCTGTGGAGCACCCAGAGAAGTTTGAGAAGTTCGGAATGTCACCCTCAAAAGGGGTTCTTTTCTATGGTCCCCCAGGATGTGGGAAAACTCTATTGGCCATGGCAATTGCAACTGAATCTAAAGCAAACTTCATCAGTGTCAAGGGCCCTGAACTGCTTACAATGTGGTTTGGTGAGAGTGAAGCCAATGTTCgagaaattttttacaaggctCGACAATCTGCACCATGTGTCCTTTTTTTTGATGAGCTTGACTCAATTGCTACCCAGGTTGGTTAAgtatttttattgtataaatctccttctcacataaaaaagaaaatgtataacTCTGGCCTAAGTCTTATTGTGAATTGTCATTCAAAACTTAGAATTGTATAGCTTACAAGGGATTCATGTGAAATTGTTTACAGGGAAAGATTAAAACTTTGGATCCGAATTGGGCTGAATTGTTGATATTTTACATTGTGTggtttacataattaaatcctGTTTATTGTTGGTCTCTCATTTTACAAGTAATACCCCAATTGTTGTTGCAGAGAGGAAGCAGTGTTGGGGATGCAGGTGGTGCTGTTGACCGGGTTCTGAACCAGCTTCTTACTGAAATAGATGACATATCTGCAAAAAAGACTCTGTTCATAATTGGGGCTACCAACAGACCTGACATAATTGACCCAGCACTTCTGAGGCCAGGTCGTCTTGACCAGTTGATTTATATTCCTCTCCCTGAAGAGGAGTCACGTTATCAAATCTTTAAATCCTGCTTGAGAAAATCACCTGTCTCTAAAGATGTTGATTTCAGAGCACTGGCCAAAGGTACTCAAGGCTTCAGTGGAGCTGACATCACAGAGATTTGCCAGCGAGCATGCAAGTATGCTATTAGAGAGGACATAGAAAAGGTATTCTCTTCTCCGTCCCTTGATATAACTTTATATGATcactttttgagttttgagtacCTGGAAAAATCATTCCCCTGCTTGCAGAGATTTTGATGACTCAATACTTTCACTCATCtcgtttttgtctttttaatgcTTTATTACCATCCTGTGTCTTTGTTCTTTCACCTTGTCCTTAAAGTTCAGCTTCTATGCCTCTTTAGGAATGCATTTAGAATTGTGGTTGTCCTAATTC
Protein-coding regions in this window:
- the LOC115980888 gene encoding cell division cycle protein 48 homolog, with the translated sequence MRMLYLRLFLSLSLSLSAFASFCFETFPIATTMARRQGESSGSKSAKKDFSTAIPKWKMSPNRLVVDSAINDDNSVVALHPNTMEKIQIFRGDTILIKGKKQKDTICIALADETCEEPKISMNRVVRSNLRVQLGDVVSVHHCSDVKYGKRVHILPVDDTIEGVTGNLFDAYLKPYFLEAFRPVRKGDLFLVRGGMRSVEFKVIETDPREYCVVAPDTEIFCEGVPVRREDVDKLDEVGYDDVGGVRKQMAQIHELVELPLWHPQLFESIGVKPPKGILLYGPPGSGKKLIARAVANEIGAFFFCINGLEIMSKLVGESESNLQKTFEEAEKNGPSIIFIDEIDCIAPKREKRHGEVERRIVSQLLTLMDGLQSRAHVIFIGATNRPNSIDPALRRFGRFDREIDTGVLDEVGRLEVLHIHTKNMKLSDDVDLTRIAKDTHGYVGADLAALCTEAALQYIREKMDVIDLEDESIDAVILDSMAVTNEHFQTAFGKSNPSALRETVVELPNVSWEDIGGLENVKRELQETVQYPVEHPEKFEKFGMSPSKGVLFYGPPGCGKTLLAMAIATESKANFISVKGPELLTMWFGESEANVREIFYKARQSAPCVLFFDELDSIATQRGSSVGDAGGAVDRVLNQLLTEIDDISAKKTLFIIGATNRPDIIDPALLRPGRLDQLIYIPLPEEESRYQIFKSCLRKSPVSKDVDFRALAKGTQGFSGADITEICQRACKYAIREDIEKDIKKERRRSENPEAIDKDENNEVTEIRAAHFEESMKFARRSVSDADICKYQVFAQTLQQSRGFGSEFRFSETRTGANIGSDPFVTSARLMKMISFCLVFYIFLKWLGIHIF